In Lotus japonicus ecotype B-129 chromosome 5, LjGifu_v1.2, one genomic interval encodes:
- the LOC130721143 gene encoding dirigent protein 22-like codes for MAISLPKFHPSSLIYQHPFIFIITISFLCNFTTAETHSFGRIISPSTLGLNKPQKLSHLRFYFHDIVDGPNQSAFRVAAAPSTNNSPTGFGAVVVMDDALTELPEMGSKVVGRAQGMYALASRSEVGLLMVLNFAFTEGKYNGSNLSVLGRNAANSAVREMPVVGGSGLFRFANGYAQARTHHSTTVEDVVEYNVFVFHY; via the coding sequence ATGGCAATTTCTTTACCAAAATTCCATCCCTCTTCCCTAATCTACCAGCACCCCTTCATTTTCATCATAACAATTTCTTTCCTCTGCAACTTCACCACTGCAGAAACCCACTCTTTTGGGCGAATCATTTCACCCTCAACGCTGGGGCTCAACAAACCGCAGAAACTGAGCCACCTGCGCTTCTACTTCCACGACATCGTCGACGGGCCAAACCAATCGGCTTTCCGCGTCGCTGCTGCTCCGTCCACCAACAACTCCCCGACGGGGTTcggcgcggtggtggtgatggatgACGCGCTGACTGAGCTGCCGGAGATGGGTTCCAAGGTGGTGGGGAGGGCGCAGGGGATGTACGCACTGGCTTCGCGGAGTGAAGTGGGTCTCCTGATGGTGCTCAACTTTGCATTCACGGAAGGGAAGTATAACGGGAGCAATCTCAGCGTGCTTGGGCGGAACGCGGCGAATTCCGCCGTGAGGGAGATGCCGGTGGTGGGTGGCAGTGGGTTGTTCCGGTTCGCTAATGGGTATGCTCAGGCAAGGACACATCATTCCACAACAGTGGAAGATGTTGTGGAGTACAACGTCTTTGTCTTCCATTATTGA